One window of Hymenobacter sp. BRD128 genomic DNA carries:
- a CDS encoding chloride channel protein — translation MVTSPFSSYLRAFTPTASFTLRWLLLASLVGALAGTASAGFLASLDWVTAWRTAHPWALALLPLGGLLIGLAYHYFGNRVVKGNNLILDEIHAPGATIPLRLVPLVLGSTLLTHLLGGSAGREGTAVQMGGALADQLARWLPRRERRLLLIAGMSAGFASVFGTPLAGAVFGLEVYLLGGVRYEAILPSFLAAVLADVVTRAWGVGHTHYPTLAALPLTAAGLGSALLAGALFGLAARSFATLTHAISKLFSRIAYPPLRPVVGGVLVAGAMWALGTQRYAGLGVPVIVEAFQHQLGAQNFALKLLLTALTLGAGFKGGEVTPLFFIGAALGSALAGVLPLPVALLAGMGFVGVFAGAANTPLACLLMGLELFGTGAGVYLALACVVAYLFSGHSGIYSSQQIGQAKHPLFGRLAGRQLGALGRPAATPQSVPAKGQRPGAAPAA, via the coding sequence GTGGTTACTTCTCCTTTTAGCAGCTATCTCCGCGCTTTCACGCCGACAGCTAGTTTCACCCTGCGCTGGCTGCTGCTGGCTAGCCTGGTGGGTGCGCTCGCTGGCACGGCCTCGGCCGGCTTTCTGGCTAGCCTCGATTGGGTGACGGCCTGGCGTACGGCGCACCCCTGGGCCCTGGCCTTGCTGCCGCTGGGTGGCCTGCTCATCGGGCTGGCCTACCACTACTTCGGCAACCGCGTAGTGAAAGGCAACAACCTCATTCTCGACGAGATACATGCCCCTGGCGCTACTATTCCGCTGCGGCTGGTGCCGCTGGTGCTGGGCAGCACGCTGCTCACGCACCTGCTGGGCGGCTCGGCCGGGCGCGAGGGCACGGCCGTGCAAATGGGCGGCGCGCTGGCCGACCAGCTAGCCCGCTGGCTGCCCCGGCGCGAGCGCCGGCTGCTGCTCATTGCGGGCATGAGCGCGGGGTTTGCGTCGGTGTTTGGGACGCCGCTGGCGGGAGCGGTGTTTGGGCTGGAAGTGTATTTGCTGGGCGGCGTGCGCTACGAGGCCATTTTGCCCAGCTTCCTGGCGGCCGTGCTGGCCGACGTGGTAACGCGCGCCTGGGGCGTGGGCCACACCCACTACCCTACCCTGGCGGCGCTGCCGCTCACGGCCGCCGGGCTAGGGTCGGCGTTGCTGGCGGGCGCGCTGTTTGGGCTGGCGGCGCGCAGCTTCGCCACGCTCACGCACGCTATCAGCAAGCTTTTTAGCCGGATAGCCTACCCGCCACTGCGGCCGGTGGTGGGGGGCGTGCTGGTGGCCGGAGCCATGTGGGCGCTGGGCACCCAGCGCTACGCCGGGCTAGGGGTGCCGGTGATTGTGGAGGCATTTCAGCACCAGCTGGGGGCCCAGAATTTTGCTCTAAAGCTGCTCCTCACGGCCCTCACGCTGGGCGCCGGCTTCAAGGGCGGCGAGGTGACGCCGCTGTTTTTCATCGGGGCCGCGCTGGGCTCGGCGCTGGCGGGCGTGCTGCCGCTGCCGGTGGCGCTGCTGGCGGGCATGGGCTTCGTGGGGGTGTTTGCGGGCGCGGCCAACACGCCGCTAGCCTGCCTGCTGATGGGGCTGGAGCTGTTTGGGACCGGGGCGGGTGTGTACCTGGCGCTGGCCTGCGTGGTAGCGTACCTATTTTCGGGCCACTCGGGTATTTATAGCTCGCAGCAAATTGGGCAGGCCAAGCACCCGCTGTTTGGGCGGCTGGCCGGGCGGCAGCTGGGGGCGCTTGGCCGGCCGGCGGCCACCCCTCAGTCCGTGCCCGCCAAAGGCCAGCGGCCAGGCGCCGCGCCCGCAGCCTAA
- a CDS encoding SPFH domain-containing protein, whose amino-acid sequence MSFSLILFGLLLLTLFLSYVIVPQGTVAVVTVFGKYRRVMMPGLNFKLPFIETVFKRISIQNRSLELEFQAITIDQANVNFKAMLVYSVLNQADETIKNVAFKFVDERSLMQALIRTVEGSIRAFVATQRQAAVLSLRGEIVLHVKDQLDETLESWGYHLIDLQLNDIAFDEEIMRSMAKVVASNNLKAAAENEGQALLITKTKAAEAEGNAIKISAEAEKIAAQLRGQGVALFREEVTKGMAHAVQELAENNLDPSLVYFSMWTEAIKHFAEQGKGNVIFLDGSNEGLEKSLRNMTALQHLDRPAAGR is encoded by the coding sequence ATGAGCTTTTCGCTGATTCTGTTCGGTCTGCTGCTTCTCACGCTCTTTCTGAGCTACGTTATTGTGCCGCAGGGCACGGTGGCGGTGGTCACGGTCTTTGGCAAATACCGCCGCGTAATGATGCCGGGCCTCAATTTTAAGCTGCCGTTTATTGAAACGGTGTTCAAGCGCATCTCCATTCAAAACCGCTCGCTGGAGCTGGAGTTTCAGGCCATTACCATCGACCAGGCCAACGTCAATTTTAAGGCCATGCTCGTGTACTCGGTGCTCAACCAGGCCGACGAAACCATTAAAAACGTGGCCTTTAAGTTTGTAGATGAGCGCAGCCTCATGCAGGCGCTCATCCGCACCGTGGAGGGCAGCATCCGGGCTTTCGTGGCTACCCAGCGCCAGGCGGCCGTGCTGAGTTTGCGCGGTGAAATCGTGCTGCACGTGAAAGACCAGCTCGACGAAACCCTCGAAAGCTGGGGCTACCACCTCATCGACTTGCAGCTCAACGACATTGCCTTTGACGAAGAAATCATGCGCTCGATGGCCAAGGTAGTGGCCAGCAACAACCTCAAGGCCGCCGCCGAAAACGAGGGCCAGGCCCTGCTCATCACCAAAACCAAGGCTGCCGAGGCCGAGGGCAACGCCATTAAAATCTCGGCCGAGGCCGAGAAAATCGCCGCCCAGCTGCGCGGCCAGGGCGTGGCGCTGTTTCGCGAGGAAGTAACCAAGGGCATGGCCCACGCCGTGCAGGAGCTGGCCGAGAACAACCTGGACCCCTCGCTCGTCTACTTCTCGATGTGGACCGAGGCCATCAAGCACTTTGCCGAGCAGGGCAAGGGCAACGTTATTTTCCTCGATGGCTCCAACGAGGGCCTGGAAAAAAGCCTGCGCAACATGACGGCTTTGCAGCACCTCGACCGGCCCGCGGCCGGCCGCTAG
- a CDS encoding OmpA family protein yields the protein MKHPLFKTALLSGIALLAAAPRSQAQNADRKWGISGYVSALQYRGDLGSNFWDLRNQPYGGGLTLSRYVTKGIDINLSANQGLLRYPSEDNTFTTPTTPGNYGTARRFRANVTTLGLGFKFKLLPNSPIDPYILLQPGLAIVYSDRYINTAPSVSNHTSFGSFDGQAALGLDFRISPGFGLFVQAGQHYLDRDDYRLDGVGGNPDNDNFWDKYDRYMQFSAGITANFGKAKDTDGDGVPDRKDKCPDTPAGVKVDVNGCPLDTDGDGVPDYQDKCPEVKGLPALQGCPDSDGDGVADADDKCPNTPAGVRVDASGCPLDADGDGVPDYLDKCPGTPSGVKVDATGCPLDRDGDGVPDYQDRCPDRAGPASNKGCPEIPAEQKKILNEATKYINFDFNKATLKPSSYPRLNQMVQILNDYPDYSLSIAGHTDSKGDEAYNLRLSYERAASARKYMLEHGIPAERIESRGYGKTKPIADNKTAAGQALNRRVDFDPYLTGETNAAEAKYGPAPSIAELKAEGKKLPGKKTTGTGAPHSRKAPAKKAPAKRK from the coding sequence ATGAAACACCCCCTATTCAAAACCGCGCTATTGAGCGGGATTGCTTTACTGGCTGCCGCGCCGCGCAGCCAGGCCCAAAACGCCGACCGCAAATGGGGCATCAGCGGCTACGTATCGGCTCTGCAGTACCGGGGCGACCTGGGTAGCAACTTCTGGGACCTGCGCAACCAGCCCTACGGCGGTGGCCTCACGCTCAGCCGCTACGTAACCAAAGGCATCGACATTAACCTGTCGGCCAACCAAGGCCTGCTGCGCTACCCCAGCGAGGATAATACTTTTACTACCCCTACCACCCCCGGCAACTATGGCACTGCGCGTCGCTTCCGGGCCAACGTAACTACCCTGGGGCTGGGCTTTAAATTCAAGCTGCTGCCCAACTCGCCGATTGACCCCTACATCCTGCTGCAGCCGGGCCTGGCCATCGTGTATTCGGACCGCTATATCAATACGGCGCCCTCGGTTAGCAACCACACCAGCTTCGGCTCTTTCGACGGCCAGGCTGCGCTAGGTCTTGATTTTCGCATCTCGCCGGGCTTTGGCCTCTTCGTGCAGGCCGGTCAGCATTACCTCGACCGCGACGACTACCGCCTCGATGGCGTGGGCGGCAACCCGGACAATGATAACTTCTGGGATAAATACGACCGCTACATGCAGTTCTCGGCGGGTATTACCGCCAACTTTGGCAAAGCCAAGGATACGGACGGCGACGGTGTGCCCGACCGCAAGGACAAGTGCCCCGACACGCCCGCGGGCGTGAAAGTGGACGTGAACGGCTGCCCGCTCGATACGGACGGCGACGGCGTGCCCGACTACCAGGACAAGTGCCCCGAGGTGAAGGGCCTGCCCGCCCTGCAAGGCTGCCCCGACAGCGACGGCGACGGCGTAGCCGATGCCGATGACAAGTGCCCCAACACCCCGGCCGGCGTGCGCGTCGATGCCTCCGGCTGCCCGCTCGACGCCGACGGCGACGGCGTGCCCGACTACCTCGACAAGTGCCCCGGCACACCCAGCGGCGTGAAAGTGGACGCCACCGGCTGCCCGCTCGACCGCGACGGCGACGGCGTGCCCGACTACCAGGACCGCTGCCCCGACCGCGCCGGCCCGGCCTCCAACAAAGGCTGCCCCGAGATTCCGGCCGAGCAGAAGAAGATTCTCAACGAGGCCACCAAGTACATCAACTTCGACTTCAACAAGGCCACGCTCAAGCCCAGCTCGTACCCGCGCCTGAACCAGATGGTGCAGATACTGAACGACTACCCGGACTACTCGCTCTCCATTGCCGGCCATACCGACAGCAAGGGCGACGAGGCCTACAACCTGCGCCTGAGCTACGAGCGCGCTGCCTCGGCCCGCAAGTACATGCTGGAGCACGGCATCCCGGCCGAGCGCATCGAGAGCCGGGGCTACGGCAAAACCAAGCCCATTGCCGACAACAAGACGGCCGCGGGCCAGGCCCTGAACCGGCGCGTGGACTTCGACCCCTACCTGACGGGCGAGACCAACGCGGCCGAAGCCAAGTATGGCCCGGCCCCGAGCATCGCGGAGCTGAAGGCGGAAGGCAAGAAGCTGCCCGGCAAGAAGACCACCGGCACCGGCGCCCCCCACAGCCGCAAGGCCCCGGCCAAGAAGGCCCCGGCCAAGCGCAAGTAA
- the gatB gene encoding Asp-tRNA(Asn)/Glu-tRNA(Gln) amidotransferase subunit GatB, whose translation MDDALLASYQPVIGLEVHAQLLTHSKMYSSDENEYGAMPNTNLSVITLGHPGTLPRVNRTAVDFALKMGLATNCQIQRENLFARKNYFYPDLPKGYQITQDKTPICYGGHVDIRLADGSTRRIGITRIHLEEDAGKSMHLAGETETLVDLNRAGVPLIEIVSEPDIRTEEEAYAYLAEIKKLVEYLGICDGNMEEGSLRCDANVSVMKKGASQFGTKVEVKNMNSFRNVQRAIEYEVKRQIEILENGSEVDSETRGFDAASGTTSGQRSKETLNDYRYFPEPDLPPLVIDDAWLHRVQAGLPALPQQLYARFTGELGLSDYDANVLIDQKEVAQYFDDLARLLPAGSAKAAANWVMGPVKSYLNERALEINDFPMDPGQLAGIIELIEAGQLNYSVASKQLFPFLLDHPQANATGAAEQLGLLTKADAGELEALVQQVLAANPAKVAEYRAGKKSLTGMFMGELMKLTGGKADPKLANQLLRQGLDG comes from the coding sequence ATGGACGACGCCCTTCTTGCCAGCTACCAGCCCGTAATCGGGCTCGAAGTACACGCGCAGCTGCTGACGCACAGCAAAATGTATTCTTCCGATGAGAATGAGTACGGCGCTATGCCCAATACCAACCTCTCGGTTATCACCCTGGGCCACCCCGGCACGCTGCCCCGCGTGAACCGCACGGCCGTGGATTTTGCCCTGAAAATGGGCCTGGCCACCAACTGCCAGATTCAGCGCGAAAACCTGTTTGCGCGCAAAAATTACTTTTACCCCGACCTGCCCAAGGGCTACCAGATTACGCAGGACAAGACCCCGATTTGCTACGGCGGCCACGTCGATATTCGCCTCGCCGACGGCAGCACGCGCCGCATCGGCATCACGCGCATTCACCTGGAGGAAGATGCCGGCAAGAGCATGCACTTGGCCGGCGAAACCGAAACCCTCGTGGACCTGAACCGCGCCGGCGTGCCGCTCATCGAGATTGTGAGCGAGCCCGATATTCGTACCGAGGAAGAAGCCTACGCCTACCTGGCCGAAATCAAGAAGCTGGTCGAGTACCTGGGCATCTGCGACGGCAACATGGAGGAAGGCTCCCTGCGTTGCGACGCCAACGTGAGCGTGATGAAAAAGGGGGCTAGCCAGTTCGGTACCAAGGTGGAAGTCAAGAACATGAACTCCTTCCGCAATGTGCAGCGGGCCATTGAGTACGAGGTGAAGCGCCAGATTGAGATTCTGGAAAATGGCAGTGAGGTGGATTCCGAGACGCGCGGCTTCGACGCGGCCAGCGGCACCACCAGCGGCCAGCGCTCGAAGGAAACCCTCAACGACTACCGCTACTTCCCCGAGCCCGACCTGCCGCCCCTCGTCATCGACGATGCCTGGCTGCACCGCGTGCAGGCCGGCTTGCCGGCGCTGCCGCAGCAGCTCTACGCCCGCTTCACGGGCGAGCTGGGACTGAGCGACTACGACGCCAACGTGCTGATTGACCAGAAGGAAGTGGCCCAGTACTTCGACGACCTGGCCCGCCTGCTGCCGGCTGGCAGCGCCAAGGCCGCCGCCAACTGGGTGATGGGTCCGGTAAAGTCGTACCTGAATGAGCGTGCCTTAGAAATCAACGACTTTCCGATGGACCCCGGCCAGCTGGCCGGCATTATCGAGCTGATTGAGGCGGGCCAGCTCAACTACTCGGTGGCCAGCAAGCAGCTGTTTCCCTTCCTGCTCGACCACCCGCAGGCCAACGCTACCGGCGCCGCCGAGCAGCTGGGCCTGCTCACCAAGGCCGATGCCGGCGAGCTCGAAGCCCTCGTGCAGCAGGTGCTGGCCGCCAACCCCGCCAAAGTAGCCGAGTACCGCGCCGGTAAAAAGTCGCTCACCGGCATGTTCATGGGCGAGCTCATGAAGCTCACCGGCGGCAAGGCCGACCCCAAGCTAGCCAACCAGCTGCTGCGCCAGGGCCTCGACGGCTAG
- a CDS encoding TlpA disulfide reductase family protein: MKPALVAVALLGLTNACQNASAAEGYEITGQLRNVAAGTTLHLSELTSSQFVERGTAKTDAQGKFTFKGSLPVTAAVYQLKIDEPNQVLLVLDNKTHLTLSGDAKSLANSYLVKGSKDSEVIQQLTRTMNASRGQMQRLGQRYNAAGQAGRTDSLPIIEQQYNVLAHATASRAKAVIRRNASSVAAGFAALSFVDPNEDFAFADSIASIQRKAQPASPFTQALTERLEPLRATAIGATAPEINLASPDGKPVSLKSLRGKYVLVDFWASWCGPCRQENPNVVKAYNQFKDKGKGFTIYSVSLDDDKARWTQAIAADGLAWPNHVSDLKKWNNAAAAAYGVQSIPASFLLDPSGKIIGKNLRGPALEAKLVEVLK; encoded by the coding sequence ATGAAACCAGCCCTTGTTGCCGTGGCCCTGCTCGGCCTCACCAATGCCTGCCAGAATGCCAGCGCCGCCGAGGGCTACGAGATAACGGGCCAGCTGCGCAACGTGGCGGCCGGCACTACCCTGCACCTTTCGGAGCTGACCAGCAGCCAGTTTGTGGAGCGCGGCACGGCCAAGACCGATGCCCAGGGCAAATTTACCTTTAAGGGTTCGTTGCCCGTGACGGCGGCGGTCTATCAGCTCAAGATTGACGAGCCTAACCAGGTCTTGCTGGTGCTCGATAATAAGACGCACCTCACGCTCTCGGGCGATGCCAAGAGCTTGGCAAACAGCTATCTGGTAAAAGGCTCGAAGGATTCGGAAGTCATTCAGCAGCTGACGCGCACCATGAACGCCAGCCGCGGCCAGATGCAGCGCCTGGGCCAGCGCTACAACGCCGCCGGCCAGGCCGGCCGCACCGATTCGCTGCCCATCATCGAGCAGCAGTACAATGTGCTGGCTCACGCCACGGCCAGCCGGGCCAAGGCGGTGATTCGGCGCAACGCCTCGTCGGTGGCGGCGGGCTTTGCTGCGCTCAGCTTCGTGGACCCCAACGAGGACTTTGCCTTCGCCGACTCCATCGCCAGCATTCAGCGCAAGGCGCAGCCGGCTTCGCCCTTCACCCAGGCTTTGACCGAGCGCCTGGAACCGCTGCGCGCCACGGCCATCGGCGCCACGGCCCCCGAAATCAACCTGGCTAGCCCCGATGGCAAGCCGGTTTCGCTGAAAAGCCTGCGTGGCAAGTACGTGCTAGTCGATTTTTGGGCGAGCTGGTGCGGCCCTTGCCGCCAGGAAAACCCCAACGTAGTGAAGGCTTATAACCAGTTTAAGGACAAGGGCAAAGGTTTTACGATATACAGCGTGTCGCTCGATGACGACAAGGCCCGCTGGACCCAGGCCATCGCCGCCGACGGCCTGGCCTGGCCCAACCACGTCTCGGACCTCAAAAAGTGGAACAACGCCGCCGCCGCCGCCTACGGCGTGCAGTCCATCCCGGCCTCGTTCCTGCTCGACCCGAGCGGCAAAATCATCGGCAAAAACCTGCGCGGCCCGGCGCTGGAAGCCAAGCTGGTGGAGGTGCTGAAGTAG
- a CDS encoding acyl-CoA thioesterase has translation MTELVLPNDTNTLNNLMGGRMMHLMDIAAAIAAQKHSNRIVVTASVDNVSFRDPIRLGNVVTLQAQVTRAFASSMEVHIDVWAEDIPSGTKLKTNEAFFTFVAVDQSGRPIDVPEALPETPEEIALYEGALRRRQLRLVLAGRMKPSDAAELKAMFELA, from the coding sequence ATGACCGAGTTGGTACTGCCCAACGATACCAACACGCTCAACAACCTGATGGGCGGCCGCATGATGCACCTCATGGACATTGCCGCCGCTATCGCCGCCCAGAAGCACTCCAACCGCATTGTGGTCACGGCCTCGGTCGATAACGTGTCGTTTCGCGACCCCATCCGGCTCGGCAACGTGGTGACCTTGCAGGCCCAGGTCACGCGCGCCTTCGCCTCCAGCATGGAGGTGCACATTGATGTGTGGGCCGAAGACATCCCGAGCGGCACCAAGCTAAAAACCAACGAGGCGTTCTTCACCTTCGTGGCCGTTGACCAGTCGGGCCGGCCCATCGACGTGCCCGAGGCCCTGCCCGAAACTCCCGAAGAAATTGCGCTCTACGAGGGTGCCCTGCGCCGCCGCCAGCTGCGCCTAGTGCTGGCCGGCCGCATGAAGCCTAGCGATGCCGCCGAGCTGAAAGCGATGTTCGAGCTGGCTTAA
- a CDS encoding protein-L-isoaspartate(D-aspartate) O-methyltransferase produces the protein MRLIHSLPDTYRHRGQRRALVTLLRAQRGIRDERVLAALGAVPRHLFFEPAFEAHAYQDKAFPIGEGQTISQPSMVALQTELLGVLPGQRLLEIGTGSGYQFAVLCQLTEYVQSIEFNPVLFERGRQRLAALGLPTTGLHLGDGSLGLPALAPFDGILVTAGAPALPPALLRQLRIGGRLVVPVGTADPGQQQLLRITREGPESFVREALGDCRFVPLRGAAGWAV, from the coding sequence GTGCGTCTTATTCACTCTTTACCCGACACGTACCGCCACCGGGGCCAGCGCCGCGCCCTCGTAACGCTGCTGCGCGCGCAGCGCGGCATCCGCGACGAGCGGGTGCTGGCGGCGCTGGGCGCGGTGCCGCGCCACTTATTTTTTGAACCGGCCTTCGAGGCCCACGCCTACCAGGACAAGGCCTTTCCCATCGGCGAAGGCCAAACGATTTCGCAGCCCAGCATGGTAGCGCTGCAAACCGAGCTGCTCGGGGTGCTGCCCGGCCAGCGGCTGCTGGAGATTGGCACCGGCTCGGGCTACCAGTTTGCGGTGTTGTGCCAGCTTACTGAGTATGTGCAGAGTATCGAGTTCAACCCGGTGCTGTTTGAGCGGGGCCGGCAGCGGCTGGCGGCGCTGGGCCTGCCCACGACCGGCCTGCACCTCGGCGATGGCTCGCTGGGGCTGCCCGCGCTAGCCCCCTTTGATGGCATTTTGGTCACGGCCGGGGCGCCGGCCCTGCCGCCGGCGCTGCTGCGGCAGCTGCGCATTGGGGGGCGGCTGGTGGTGCCGGTGGGCACCGCCGACCCTGGCCAGCAGCAGCTCTTGCGCATCACCCGCGAGGGGCCCGAAAGCTTCGTGCGGGAGGCGCTGGGCGACTGCCGCTTCGTGCCCCTGCGCGGCGCGGCCGGCTGGGCAGTTTGA
- a CDS encoding sugar transferase yields the protein MLLRRLQYLKLVAADFVAALLAWSAFFLLRKYLLKESVAYHLTQNDLYYLSGAAVLVALFWTTLYALVGEYRDIFRKSRLSELIRLARVSLLGTVVIFFVLLLDDQGVNNYRAYYKTFTAYYLLHFGITAVLRIWAVSSVQRLVRRGVISFPTLLVGSNQLALTTYTDLQRTGRHLGLRLVGFAPVGTAVDAELARVLPAAGSYQQLPGLIHSLSIEQVIIAIEPSEHRRIQEILNLLEDSVVRISVLPDLYQMLLGSVKVNHIFGTPLIEIKQDLLPVWQQVLKRVIDVGAAVGFLLLAWPVYVFTALMVRSSSPGPVFYRQPRIGKNGVPFDIIKFRSMYVDAEKMGPALSSDFDPRITPWGRFMRRVRLDEFPQFWNVIKGDMSLVGPRPERQFFIDQIVQIAPHYRHLHRVRPGLTSLGQVKYGYAETVAQMVERLKFDILYIENMSLAMDFRVLLYTLKIIVEGRGK from the coding sequence TTGTTGCTTCGCCGACTTCAGTACCTCAAGCTTGTGGCGGCCGATTTTGTGGCGGCGCTGCTAGCCTGGTCCGCCTTCTTTTTGCTGCGCAAGTACTTACTGAAGGAAAGCGTGGCCTATCACCTCACCCAAAACGACCTGTATTACCTGTCGGGGGCGGCCGTGCTGGTAGCCTTGTTCTGGACTACGCTCTACGCGCTGGTGGGCGAATACCGCGACATCTTCCGCAAATCGCGCCTGAGCGAGCTCATTCGCCTGGCTAGGGTGTCGCTGCTGGGCACGGTGGTTATTTTCTTCGTGCTGCTGCTCGATGACCAGGGCGTGAATAATTACCGCGCTTACTATAAGACGTTTACGGCGTATTACCTGCTGCATTTTGGCATTACGGCGGTGCTGCGCATCTGGGCCGTGAGCAGCGTGCAGCGCCTAGTGCGGCGGGGTGTTATTTCCTTTCCAACGCTGCTGGTGGGCTCTAACCAACTGGCCCTTACCACCTATACCGACTTGCAGCGCACCGGCCGGCACCTGGGGCTGCGGCTGGTGGGCTTTGCGCCGGTAGGCACGGCCGTCGATGCCGAGCTGGCTAGGGTGCTGCCGGCGGCGGGCTCTTACCAGCAGCTGCCCGGTCTGATTCATAGCCTTAGCATTGAGCAGGTTATCATTGCCATTGAGCCGAGCGAGCACCGTCGCATCCAGGAAATCCTGAATTTGCTGGAAGACTCGGTGGTGCGCATCAGCGTGCTGCCCGACCTCTACCAGATGCTGCTGGGCTCGGTGAAGGTGAACCACATTTTTGGTACGCCGCTCATCGAAATCAAGCAGGATTTGCTGCCCGTGTGGCAGCAGGTGCTCAAGCGGGTGATTGACGTGGGCGCGGCAGTCGGGTTTTTGCTGCTGGCCTGGCCGGTGTATGTGTTCACGGCCCTGATGGTGCGCTCGTCGTCGCCGGGGCCGGTTTTTTACCGCCAGCCGCGCATCGGCAAGAATGGCGTGCCGTTCGACATCATCAAGTTTCGCTCGATGTACGTCGATGCTGAAAAAATGGGCCCCGCGCTCAGCTCCGACTTCGACCCGCGCATTACGCCCTGGGGCCGGTTTATGCGCCGGGTGCGGCTCGACGAGTTTCCGCAGTTCTGGAACGTCATCAAGGGCGATATGAGCCTGGTGGGGCCGCGCCCCGAGCGGCAGTTTTTTATCGACCAGATAGTGCAAATCGCGCCCCACTACCGCCATTTGCACCGCGTGCGGCCCGGCCTCACCTCGCTGGGCCAGGTGAAATACGGCTACGCCGAAACCGTGGCCCAGATGGTCGAGCGCCTCAAATTCGACATCCTCTACATCGAAAACATGAGCCTGGCCATGGATTTCCGGGTGCTGCTCTACACCTTGAAAATCATCGTAGAAGGCCGCGGCAAATAA
- a CDS encoding riboflavin synthase: protein MFTGIIEAVGTVVAVAAEGTNRHFTVQSPFAGELKIDQSVAHDGVCLTVVAVDAAAGTHVVTAIDETLKKTNLGQWQPGRHLNLERCLAAGGRFDGHIVQGHVDATAECLRVEDQNGSWLFRFRHAAGPQRLTVEKGSITVNGVSLTCFDSTADEFSVAIIPYTYEHTGFHQLQAGERVNLEFDIVGKYVAKLLASQGLLASVGA from the coding sequence ATGTTTACAGGGATAATTGAAGCCGTGGGCACCGTGGTGGCCGTGGCCGCCGAAGGCACCAACCGCCACTTTACCGTGCAGTCGCCCTTTGCCGGCGAGCTGAAAATCGACCAGAGCGTGGCGCACGATGGCGTGTGCCTTACGGTGGTGGCCGTAGATGCGGCGGCCGGTACGCACGTGGTCACGGCCATTGATGAAACACTGAAAAAGACTAACTTAGGCCAGTGGCAGCCCGGCCGGCACCTCAACCTGGAGCGTTGCCTGGCCGCCGGTGGGCGCTTCGACGGCCACATTGTGCAGGGCCACGTCGATGCCACCGCCGAGTGCCTGCGCGTGGAGGACCAGAATGGCTCCTGGCTATTCCGCTTCCGGCACGCGGCCGGCCCGCAGCGCCTCACGGTAGAAAAAGGCTCCATCACGGTTAACGGGGTGAGCCTGACCTGCTTCGACAGCACGGCCGACGAGTTTTCGGTAGCAATTATCCCCTACACTTACGAGCACACCGGCTTTCACCAGCTGCAAGCCGGCGAGCGGGTAAACCTGGAGTTTGACATCGTGGGCAAGTACGTGGCCAAGCTGCTGGCCAGCCAGGGGCTGCTTGCCAGCGTGGGGGCATAA
- a CDS encoding phosphatase PAP2 family protein: MLESLRALDHRLLLALNGAHSPALDRIMVFASDRYVWIPFYAVLIIWLLYHYQHRAKAVLPLLIAAVALADSITSKLFKPFVGRPRPCHAPDLAPLLHLPDGCGGAFGFMSSHAANSTAMAVFLLLALPAGRFRGLKLWVCCWAALLAYSRVYLAAHYPSDVISGWLVGALLGWLAAWAFAKVDPYWWPPATPPAA, translated from the coding sequence ATGCTTGAGTCGCTGCGCGCCCTCGACCACCGGCTGCTGCTAGCCCTCAACGGTGCCCACTCGCCGGCGCTGGACCGGATAATGGTTTTCGCGTCCGACCGCTACGTATGGATACCATTCTACGCAGTGTTAATCATCTGGCTGCTTTATCATTATCAGCACCGGGCTAAAGCCGTGCTGCCGCTGCTTATCGCGGCCGTGGCACTGGCCGATAGTATCACGAGCAAGCTCTTCAAGCCCTTTGTGGGCCGGCCCCGGCCCTGTCACGCCCCCGACCTGGCGCCGCTGCTGCACCTGCCCGACGGCTGCGGCGGGGCCTTCGGCTTTATGTCGTCGCACGCCGCCAACTCGACCGCGATGGCCGTTTTTCTGCTGCTGGCCCTGCCGGCGGGCCGGTTTCGGGGCCTCAAACTCTGGGTATGCTGCTGGGCCGCCCTGCTCGCTTATAGCCGCGTTTATCTCGCGGCTCACTACCCTAGCGACGTTATCAGCGGCTGGCTGGTGGGCGCGCTGCTGGGCTGGCTGGCCGCCTGGGCCTTTGCCAAGGTTGACCCCTACTGGTGGCCGCCAGCAACGCCACCTGCTGCTTAA